Proteins from a genomic interval of Waddliaceae bacterium:
- the ybeY gene encoding rRNA maturation RNase YbeY has product MEIAILDRQENLVINRKIVTSIVRNVIALEQQCCDEVAVHFVDTPEICRLHIQFFNDPAPTDCISFPIDGEDDDYRVLGEVFVCPETAIVYSVEHGVDVYEELTLYIIHGLLHLLGYDDISNKDRIAMRVAEQRHLANVKSKGHILTGTKEQLVEA; this is encoded by the coding sequence ATGGAGATAGCTATACTCGACAGACAAGAGAATCTTGTCATAAACAGAAAAATTGTGACGTCAATCGTCCGCAATGTCATCGCCCTTGAGCAGCAGTGCTGCGACGAGGTTGCGGTACATTTCGTCGACACGCCTGAAATCTGCCGTTTGCACATACAATTTTTCAACGACCCAGCCCCCACAGACTGTATCTCGTTCCCCATCGACGGTGAAGACGATGACTACCGCGTTCTTGGCGAGGTTTTCGTATGTCCTGAGACGGCGATAGTATATTCTGTTGAGCATGGTGTCGACGTATATGAAGAACTGACGTTGTACATCATCCATGGATTGTTACATCTTCTTGGTTATGATGATATCAGCAACAAAGACAGGATCGCCATGCGTGTTGCTGAACAGCGTCATCTTGCCAACGTCAAGAGTAAAGGTCATATTCTTACGGGCACCAAAGAACAGCTTGTTGAGGCATAG
- a CDS encoding HlyC/CorC family transporter translates to MVVTLTYGVLSLFFLSGAFVLTAVSCAFRAIRLHRSKKNLDALEKFFVYSRLARLFSKNHDFEALFFSTLLAKNIMRFGFAASVVVMAISLTGGIFYIVAGLIVFLFFGDLLPRLWALHHYDAVIRFCGHLASMFLFICLPLSWIFFKVSRSLTSGSSLFFETANGAPIKHVKEKILEILEDAKDNADLDADEKKLITSIITFKDRITREVMIPRIKIFGLDAITTIEEATKLLNEEGYSRIPIYRDTIDNIVGVLMYRDILNYYIAHEGSKEKASLEAPVDTIMKPALYAPETKKVSSLLKEFRNKQVHFAVVVDEYGGTSGIVTIEDILEELVGEIADEYDDDEKVLFAMQPDGDWIVDASMTILEIEEKLGLHIPQDGDYDTIGGYIFHRSGTIPSPGFVIHHDNFEIEVLKSSDRCVEQVRITPPIVTNESVEE, encoded by the coding sequence ATAGTCGTGACACTGACATATGGTGTTCTTTCACTATTTTTCTTATCTGGGGCGTTCGTCCTTACGGCGGTAAGCTGTGCTTTCCGTGCTATACGCCTTCACCGTTCTAAGAAGAACCTCGATGCTCTTGAGAAGTTTTTCGTCTACAGCCGTCTTGCGCGTCTTTTTTCTAAGAACCACGACTTCGAAGCTCTTTTTTTTAGCACCCTCCTAGCAAAGAATATCATGCGCTTTGGCTTTGCCGCCAGCGTCGTCGTCATGGCGATATCGTTGACAGGAGGAATATTTTATATCGTAGCGGGTCTTATCGTATTCCTTTTCTTCGGAGACCTACTTCCGCGCCTTTGGGCACTGCATCATTATGATGCCGTCATACGCTTTTGCGGGCATCTTGCTTCGATGTTTTTGTTTATATGTCTTCCGCTTTCGTGGATATTTTTCAAGGTATCGCGTTCATTGACTTCAGGCAGTTCTCTTTTCTTCGAAACGGCAAATGGTGCCCCTATAAAACATGTAAAAGAGAAGATCCTCGAGATCTTAGAAGACGCCAAAGACAACGCCGACCTTGACGCCGACGAGAAGAAACTCATCACCTCTATTATCACCTTCAAAGACCGTATCACCCGCGAAGTTATGATCCCTCGCATAAAGATCTTCGGACTCGATGCCATCACTACCATCGAAGAAGCTACGAAACTCCTCAACGAAGAGGGCTACAGCAGGATACCTATATACCGTGACACCATAGACAACATCGTCGGCGTTCTTATGTACCGCGACATCCTAAATTACTACATCGCCCATGAAGGCTCTAAAGAGAAAGCTTCGCTAGAAGCCCCTGTCGATACGATAATGAAGCCAGCGCTATATGCCCCAGAGACGAAGAAAGTCTCAAGCCTTCTTAAGGAGTTCCGCAACAAACAGGTACATTTTGCTGTCGTCGTCGACGAATACGGCGGGACGTCGGGGATCGTCACCATAGAAGACATCCTAGAAGAGCTTGTCGGGGAGATCGCCGACGAATATGACGACGACGAAAAAGTCCTCTTCGCCATGCAGCCCGATGGCGATTGGATCGTCGATGCCAGCATGACAATCCTCGAGATCGAAGAGAAGCTCGGTCTCCATATCCCCCAAGATGGCGACTACGACACCATCGGAGGGTATATCTTCCACAGGTCAGGCACCATACCATCGCCGGGATTCGTCATCCACCACGATAACTTCGAAATCGAAGTCTTGAAGTCCTCCGACCGCTGCGTCGAACAGGTGCGCATCACACCACCCATCGTCACCAATGAAAGCGTAGAGGAATAG
- the rny gene encoding ribonuclease Y, producing the protein MILAHIVGSIGFVLGGIAVWVYHRLTAGGYQRLADDIIGKAELEVEALRHKHELDIKHKEQEYRKDVEKKLENDIKNVRVAEERIRIREDKLEDRRHAFDKKVYGVEKREEQLSAYKKSLADKEARLSERETSVTSEVERLAGVSRGEARDIILKKVEDNVNNDAAALTRRIVDNAKEHADREANKVIVTAIGRLAVPCVSDAAIAAVPIPNDEMKGRIIGREGRNIRALEHATGANFIIDDTPNAVVISTFDAVRKEVAKIALTELIADGRIHPTRIEEVVAKAQHSVERQIKDSGEDAAMSSGALNLHPEIASLLGKLKFRYSFGQNALDHSIEVSRLMGIMAAELGLDVDIAKRIGILHDIGKAVAHDHEGSHANIGADIAKKYGEDDAIVNGIRCHHEETPPSSLEAALCSAADAISAARPGARVEAVDHYLKRLKNLEDIAYKFPGVEKAYAMQAGREIRVMLMPEMIDDAGSINIARDLANNIKAELSYPGKIKVTVIREKRTIEYAT; encoded by the coding sequence ATTATTTTGGCACATATTGTAGGTAGTATAGGGTTTGTGTTGGGAGGTATAGCCGTATGGGTGTACCATCGTCTTACCGCCGGTGGATACCAACGTCTCGCCGACGATATCATTGGCAAGGCAGAGCTTGAAGTCGAAGCATTACGTCATAAGCACGAACTCGACATAAAGCATAAGGAGCAAGAATACCGCAAAGATGTCGAGAAGAAGCTGGAAAACGACATCAAAAACGTACGCGTTGCCGAGGAGCGGATACGCATACGTGAAGACAAGCTAGAAGATCGACGCCATGCTTTTGACAAGAAGGTTTATGGCGTAGAGAAACGCGAAGAGCAACTATCGGCATACAAAAAATCCCTCGCAGATAAAGAAGCGCGACTTTCCGAACGTGAAACGTCTGTTACTTCCGAGGTCGAGCGTCTTGCTGGCGTTTCTCGTGGCGAGGCCCGCGACATCATTCTTAAGAAGGTTGAAGATAACGTAAACAACGATGCTGCCGCCTTAACACGCCGCATCGTCGACAACGCCAAGGAACACGCCGACCGTGAGGCCAACAAAGTCATCGTCACTGCCATCGGACGTCTTGCCGTACCTTGTGTCTCAGATGCTGCTATCGCTGCCGTCCCTATTCCCAACGACGAGATGAAGGGACGTATCATCGGCAGGGAAGGCAGGAACATCAGGGCTCTAGAGCATGCCACAGGAGCGAATTTCATCATCGACGACACCCCCAATGCCGTCGTTATCTCGACCTTCGACGCCGTAAGGAAAGAAGTCGCCAAGATCGCCCTTACAGAGCTCATCGCCGACGGTCGCATACACCCTACGCGTATCGAAGAAGTCGTCGCCAAGGCACAGCACTCTGTCGAGCGGCAGATAAAAGACAGCGGAGAAGACGCCGCCATGAGCAGCGGGGCGCTGAATCTACACCCCGAGATCGCCTCCCTTCTTGGCAAGCTGAAATTCCGGTATAGCTTCGGACAGAACGCCCTAGACCACAGCATCGAAGTGTCACGCCTTATGGGTATCATGGCAGCAGAACTCGGCCTCGACGTCGACATCGCCAAGAGGATAGGTATCCTCCACGACATCGGAAAAGCCGTCGCCCACGACCACGAAGGGTCACATGCTAATATTGGCGCAGACATCGCCAAGAAATATGGCGAAGACGACGCCATCGTCAATGGTATCCGCTGCCACCACGAAGAGACTCCCCCATCGTCATTAGAAGCGGCATTATGCTCCGCAGCAGACGCCATATCAGCAGCACGCCCAGGCGCCCGCGTCGAAGCCGTCGACCACTACTTAAAAAGGCTGAAAAACCTCGAAGATATCGCATACAAATTCCCCGGCGTAGAGAAAGCATACGCTATGCAGGCAGGCAGAGAGATACGCGTAATGCTTATGCCCGAGATGATCGACGACGCCGGAAGCATAAACATCGCCCGCGACCTCGCCAACAACATCAAAGCTGAGCTGTCATACCCCGGCAAAATAAAAGTCACTGTAATCCGAGAAAAACGCACCATCGAATACGCCACGTAG
- a CDS encoding DUF3604 domain-containing protein yields MRRSICYCEPSVAHAGEVSTWEFVYTTGTTLHAGAKLKFDIMSAGRDIDWGIPSVNIKNKSNIIYAYLKDGKPIAAEKVEVADSFVPQFEFTLPSDLKAGKTIKIVIGSPKGSSDKSKKPTGTVCQTTAQRRRAFLLYVDPTGEGDYKDPETFTIDIKGNVLENIRILTPSFVIRNKRFDVIARFEDEHGNLTSLAPEDTLIELTYKHIRENLNWKLFIPETGFITLPNLYFNEPGIYSIELRNLSTEESFFSPPIKCFAENNEEHLFWGLLHGESERVDSTENIENCLRHFRDEKAYNFYATSCFENLDETPNDIWRLISQNVAEFNEDDRFVNILGFQWRGDPGKEGIRNIIYSGDNKALLRKKETKNNTLRKIYKSFNPGDIISVPSFTMGKGHHYNFENYNSEFERVVEIYNAWGSSECTEKEGNPLAIGCEGRKGVKPAVDGSIEKALKNNCRFGFVAGGLDDRDLYGEFYDSDQYQYTPGLTAIIAKEYSRDSLMEALFNRSCYATTGEHIILGFTIVGAPMGSEINTKDKPGLAVNRHISGYVAGTETIRTIEIIRNGKVIETFEPDDTDEFEFTYDDMTPIEKVTIDGGRGKPDFAYYYVRVTQDDDHMAWSSPIWVDSQ; encoded by the coding sequence ATGCGCCGATCTATATGTTATTGCGAGCCTAGTGTTGCTCATGCTGGAGAAGTTTCGACTTGGGAGTTCGTCTATACAACGGGCACCACTCTTCATGCTGGCGCGAAGTTAAAATTCGATATCATGAGTGCTGGCAGGGACATCGACTGGGGTATTCCTAGTGTAAACATTAAGAACAAGAGCAATATTATATACGCCTATCTTAAGGACGGAAAGCCCATCGCCGCGGAGAAGGTCGAGGTTGCCGACAGCTTCGTCCCGCAGTTCGAGTTCACCCTTCCTTCGGACCTAAAGGCCGGCAAAACCATCAAGATCGTCATTGGCAGCCCCAAAGGTTCTTCTGATAAGAGCAAGAAGCCTACAGGGACGGTATGCCAGACGACAGCACAGCGTCGCAGAGCGTTTTTGCTATACGTCGACCCTACCGGTGAAGGCGACTACAAAGACCCTGAGACTTTCACTATAGACATCAAGGGCAACGTCCTAGAAAATATCAGGATATTGACGCCTTCGTTTGTTATAAGGAACAAAAGGTTTGACGTCATTGCCCGCTTTGAAGACGAGCATGGCAACCTTACAAGCCTTGCTCCAGAGGACACCCTCATCGAGCTGACGTACAAACATATCAGGGAGAACCTCAATTGGAAGCTTTTCATCCCGGAGACAGGTTTCATCACCCTTCCGAACTTATATTTCAACGAGCCCGGAATTTATTCTATAGAGCTTCGCAACCTTTCGACTGAAGAGTCTTTCTTCTCTCCGCCGATAAAATGCTTCGCAGAAAATAATGAAGAGCATCTTTTCTGGGGGCTTCTCCATGGAGAGTCTGAGCGCGTCGACTCTACAGAGAACATAGAAAATTGCTTGCGGCATTTCCGTGACGAAAAGGCTTACAACTTCTATGCAACATCGTGTTTCGAGAACCTCGACGAGACGCCCAACGACATATGGCGTCTGATATCGCAGAACGTCGCGGAGTTCAACGAAGACGACAGGTTCGTAAACATCTTGGGCTTCCAATGGCGTGGCGATCCAGGAAAAGAAGGTATAAGGAACATAATCTACAGCGGCGACAACAAAGCCTTGCTGAGGAAAAAAGAGACGAAAAACAACACGCTACGGAAGATATACAAAAGCTTCAATCCCGGAGATATAATAAGCGTCCCGTCTTTTACTATGGGCAAAGGTCATCATTATAATTTCGAGAACTACAACAGCGAATTCGAGCGTGTCGTAGAGATATACAACGCCTGGGGATCTTCTGAGTGTACAGAAAAAGAAGGAAACCCTCTAGCTATAGGCTGTGAAGGACGCAAAGGCGTCAAGCCGGCCGTTGATGGCTCTATAGAAAAAGCCCTGAAAAACAATTGCCGCTTTGGCTTCGTCGCTGGCGGTCTCGACGACAGAGACCTTTATGGCGAATTCTACGACAGCGACCAATATCAATACACTCCAGGTCTTACTGCTATAATCGCCAAGGAATACTCCCGCGATTCTTTGATGGAGGCTCTTTTCAACAGATCATGCTATGCCACCACTGGAGAGCATATCATCCTAGGATTCACAATCGTCGGCGCTCCTATGGGATCGGAGATCAACACCAAGGACAAGCCTGGCCTTGCCGTCAACAGACACATCAGCGGCTATGTCGCCGGCACCGAGACAATAAGAACTATCGAGATAATCAGAAACGGCAAGGTCATCGAAACCTTCGAACCCGACGATACCGATGAGTTCGAGTTCACCTACGACGATATGACGCCGATAGAAAAAGTCACCATCGACGGCGGAAGAGGCAAGCCTGACTTCGCATACTACTATGTCCGTGTAACACAAGACGACGACCATATGGCCTGGAGCTCGCCGATATGGGTGGATAGTCAGTGA
- the kdsB gene encoding 3-deoxy-manno-octulosonate cytidylyltransferase, producing MKDNSLKTIGIIPARYGSTRFPGKPLALIAGVSLIQRTYENAVRCGCYDKLLVATDDARIYDHVKGFGGEVIMTSEQCPTGTDRVLEAANTLEALDDNDIIVNVQADEPLLGEGVVPALVNALNSDADVATPVTALPEEDIDDPSVVKCVIGTDGMALSFSRKIAPHDDKGTTPTYYKHLGIYAFRYHFLKEFATLAPTPLQQAEDLEQLKILEHGHAIAIAIVEDDGIGVDTPEDITKVEKILCRQNISS from the coding sequence ATGAAGGACAACAGTCTTAAGACAATAGGTATTATTCCGGCACGATATGGGAGCACACGCTTTCCCGGAAAACCTTTGGCTCTCATCGCCGGGGTATCACTAATACAAAGAACATACGAAAATGCTGTACGCTGTGGCTGCTACGATAAGCTCCTCGTCGCCACCGACGATGCCAGGATATACGACCACGTCAAAGGTTTCGGCGGCGAAGTCATTATGACTTCAGAACAATGTCCTACCGGCACAGACCGTGTCCTCGAAGCCGCCAACACCCTCGAAGCCCTTGACGACAACGATATCATCGTAAACGTCCAAGCCGACGAGCCGCTCCTTGGCGAAGGCGTCGTCCCCGCTCTCGTTAATGCCCTCAACAGCGATGCCGACGTTGCAACGCCGGTGACGGCACTTCCCGAAGAAGACATCGACGACCCTTCCGTTGTAAAATGTGTCATCGGTACTGACGGCATGGCGTTATCTTTCAGCAGGAAGATCGCCCCCCACGACGACAAAGGCACAACACCGACATATTACAAGCATCTGGGGATATATGCCTTCAGATACCATTTCCTCAAGGAATTCGCCACGCTAGCGCCGACGCCATTACAGCAGGCAGAAGACCTTGAGCAGTTAAAAATTTTAGAACACGGGCACGCCATCGCCATTGCTATCGTCGAAGACGATGGTATCGGTGTCGACACCCCAGAAGACATAACAAAGGTAGAAAAAATATTATGCAGACAAAATATATCTTCGTAA
- a CDS encoding CTP synthase has product MQTKYIFVTGGVISSLGKGLTAASIGTLLEAKGFKIAMMKLDPYLNVDPGTMSPFQHGEVYVTDDGAETDLDLGHYYRYTNSPLSKVSNTTSGQIYDTVIKKERRGDYLGKTVQVIPHITNEIKRRIKACSKQEKGIDIVLVEIGGTVGDIEAMPFLEAIRQFRYDNRDDCINVHLTYVPFLEAAGETKTKPTQHSTQALRSIGISPDMIICRSKKTLVSDDKEKISLFCNVPREAVIDAIDVKHSVYEVPLLLHKQNTDSIICRLLGIKDRAANIKSWEKLVDTIKKSTSKTVTVGVVGKYIRHCDAYKSIFEALYHSATDAGYKLEIKTFESHKVEDYKTIEETIGGCDGYLVPGGFDTRGWEGKLLTARYCRENKIPYFGICLGMQALVVEYARNVAGIKKANSTEMDAKTSAPVISLLSEQRNVEDLGGTMRLGAYPCVLKKGTKAFEAYGKEDISERHRHRYEFNNEYKKTLEDKGLVISGIYKKDNLCEIAEVPEHPWMVGVQYHPEFKSKPTEPHPMFKEFVKAMVN; this is encoded by the coding sequence ATGCAGACAAAATATATCTTCGTAACAGGCGGGGTGATATCATCCCTAGGAAAAGGTTTAACGGCAGCGTCGATAGGAACGCTTCTCGAGGCCAAAGGCTTCAAGATCGCTATGATGAAGCTCGACCCGTACCTCAACGTCGATCCCGGGACGATGAGTCCTTTCCAGCATGGCGAGGTATATGTCACCGACGATGGTGCCGAGACAGACCTCGACCTCGGACACTATTATCGCTATACCAACTCTCCGCTGTCGAAAGTCTCTAACACAACGTCTGGGCAGATATACGATACGGTAATAAAAAAAGAGCGCCGTGGCGACTACCTCGGCAAGACGGTACAGGTGATACCACATATCACCAACGAGATAAAGCGTCGTATCAAAGCATGTAGCAAGCAGGAAAAAGGCATCGACATCGTCCTCGTTGAGATCGGCGGCACCGTCGGCGACATCGAGGCCATGCCATTCTTAGAAGCCATAAGGCAGTTTCGCTATGACAATCGCGACGACTGCATAAACGTCCACCTAACATATGTTCCTTTCCTCGAAGCCGCCGGAGAGACGAAGACCAAGCCGACACAGCATTCTACACAGGCATTGCGTAGCATAGGGATATCTCCCGACATGATAATATGCCGAAGCAAGAAGACCCTCGTTTCCGACGACAAAGAGAAGATAAGCCTTTTCTGTAATGTCCCCCGTGAAGCTGTCATCGACGCTATAGACGTAAAACATAGCGTCTATGAGGTGCCACTACTTCTACACAAACAAAATACCGATAGCATAATATGCAGGCTCCTTGGCATAAAAGATCGTGCTGCCAACATTAAGAGCTGGGAGAAGCTCGTCGACACCATAAAGAAAAGCACGTCGAAGACTGTCACCGTCGGCGTCGTAGGGAAATACATCCGCCATTGTGACGCTTATAAGTCAATATTCGAAGCACTATACCACAGCGCTACTGATGCAGGTTATAAACTTGAGATAAAGACCTTCGAATCGCATAAAGTCGAAGACTACAAAACTATCGAAGAGACAATAGGCGGCTGCGACGGGTATCTCGTCCCCGGCGGCTTCGACACGCGCGGCTGGGAAGGAAAACTCCTTACGGCGCGATACTGCCGAGAGAATAAGATACCATATTTCGGGATATGCCTAGGGATGCAGGCGCTCGTAGTAGAATACGCCCGCAACGTCGCTGGCATAAAGAAAGCGAACTCTACGGAGATGGACGCCAAAACATCAGCGCCAGTGATATCATTGCTAAGCGAGCAGCGTAACGTCGAAGACCTCGGCGGAACGATGCGCCTAGGAGCATATCCTTGCGTCTTGAAAAAAGGTACTAAAGCCTTCGAGGCGTATGGCAAGGAAGATATCAGCGAAAGACACCGACATCGCTACGAATTCAACAACGAATACAAGAAAACCCTCGAAGACAAAGGTCTTGTCATCTCGGGGATATACAAAAAAGACAACCTTTGTGAGATAGCGGAAGTTCCAGAACATCCGTGGATGGTCGGCGTGCAGTATCATCCGGAATTTAAATCGAAACCAACAGAGCCGCATCCGATGTTCAAAGAATTTGTTAAGGCGATGGTAAATTAG
- the ruvX gene encoding Holliday junction resolvase RuvX has protein sequence MRSIMATRIVGIDFGMARIGVAISDVMKIIASPLATVKVVKPSEKTVYSVIETIRKAEKDTGDTVEKVVIGLPYKMNGTLGLMGDEVKHFAEQLESKMGIPVVLWDERFTTVQAERAMREANMSRKKRSKIIDVTSAIVILQSFLAHLTC, from the coding sequence ATGAGATCAATTATGGCAACAAGGATAGTAGGGATAGATTTTGGGATGGCACGAATAGGCGTCGCTATCTCCGACGTTATGAAGATCATAGCATCGCCATTGGCTACTGTAAAGGTAGTGAAACCCTCGGAGAAGACGGTTTACAGCGTCATTGAGACTATACGTAAAGCCGAGAAAGACACCGGCGACACCGTAGAAAAAGTTGTTATCGGCCTCCCCTACAAGATGAACGGAACCTTGGGGCTTATGGGCGACGAAGTCAAACACTTCGCCGAGCAGCTCGAAAGTAAGATGGGAATTCCCGTGGTATTGTGGGACGAACGATTTACTACAGTACAGGCCGAGCGCGCTATGCGCGAAGCCAATATGTCACGAAAAAAACGCTCCAAAATCATCGACGTCACCAGCGCCATCGTCATACTACAAAGTTTTTTAGCTCATCTTACGTGTTGA
- the ruvX gene encoding Holliday junction resolvase RuvX: MKTRIVGIDFGMARIGVAISDVMKILASPL, translated from the coding sequence ATGAAAACAAGAATAGTAGGGATAGATTTTGGGATGGCGCGGATAGGCGTCGCTATCTCCGACGTTATGAAGATATTGGCATCGCCATTGTAA